The DNA window CGAGCAAGGCGTGGGCAGCTTCGAAGGCGGCCTGTCGTCGCAGGGCGAGGCTCTCGCCGCCGAGGGCGTCGAGGAGGGTCTGTTCGAGGAACAGGGTGTGGTGGTGGCTCAGCGCGACGACGAGCTGGTCACCGAGGCAGAGCAGCCCGCGGGGTCGCAGCTCGAGCGCGAGATCGCCGAGCGTGTTCACAGAAGTCTCCGCAACGCGGCGCGGTCGAGGCCGAGGATTTCCTCGACGGCCGTCTCCAGGCGGGGTACTGCGTCAGGACCGAGCGACTCGGGGTGCTCCAGCGCAGCAGGCGGGACGCCGGCACGCAGGGACACGCGGAGCCGCACGACATGGGGCTCCGGGGCGAGGGCGGCCGCGAGTTCGAGCAAGCGCCGGGCGCGATCCCCTTCCCCCGGGGTGGAGCCAGGGGCGCTGCGGTCCACGAGCATGGCGGGTGCATCCACCTCGCCACGAGGGAGCTCGGGCGAGAGGGTGGTGGCCAGCCGGGCGGCGAGCAGGCGCGCCATCCCGAGGGGAAGCGCCGCGTCGAAGAGAGCGGCGACGAGGTAAGCTCGGACACGCCGAAGGAGGACGATGCAGCCCTCCGCTTCGAGGGTGACCATGGGCTCGGAGGGCTCTCGGGGGGGTCGCGACGAGAGGCCACCGAGGTGGGCCCGGGCATTGGGGAGGGGGGTTGGCTGAGTCCCGGACGACCCGGCGGTAGGGGGCGATTTCCTCGGGTAATCAGCTTCTGCTGGACTCGTGATCCGCGCCCAGGGATCAGCGGCGGCGGAAGCATGAGTCCCGGACGACCCGGCCACGGACCAGGGTTTGGAGGCGCCGGTACCCGCCTTTTCGAGCGCGGGCGCGGAGCTGCTGCGGCGCAGGCGGGCGGGCAGGGTCCGGGTCGTGTTCCGGCAGGCGTGGTAGGCGTCACGCAAGCTGACGGCGAGCTCTGCCATGGGGAGCACGGTGCCCTCCCGCACGAAGGCGGCGTGGACGTGGGCGTCACCGAGATGGATGGCGAGCAAGGCTTCGAGGCCCTGGGTGCCGTAGGCGATGCCGTCGAGGGGGATGGGCGCAGGCAGGGACAGCTCGGGCGCGGCGCTGGAGGTCATACGGACCCTCCGAGGACGTCGCCGAGTGCCTGGATGCAGGCGAGCCGGATCGCCCCCGCCTGCCGTGGGCTGAGCGGCGTGGGACAGATCATGCCGATCACGTAGCCGCTGCCACGCACCTGGAAGCCGATGAGCTGGAAGAAGGGGCCTTCGCCGAGGTGCAGCTCGAAGGCGCCCGAGGGGGCCCCCGGGAGTGACTTCGCGAGCGCCGTGGCGGCCGCAGCGATCCAGCCCGAGGCGGCCAGGCGTGTCTCGTCGTGCGCGGAGCCCGTCACGGGCAAGCCCGCGGCGTCGGCGAGGAATACGTCGGTCGCATGGGCCACCCTGGCGATCCACGCGATGACCTGCTCGCAGCGCAGGAGGGGACTCTGGATGGCAGAGAGGTCCGGCAGCGGCGCCATCTGGACGGCGGCCGTCGCGACGGGAGGGACCACGGCAGCGCGGGGATCGGGTTCTTCGCGGATCGCTCCAGGCGCAGGCGGGGGCATGGCCGCGCGCGAGGCGAGGCCGCGCGTGGAGGGGAGGCCGCGGGAAGAGGGGAGATCGGGGTCGTCCCCGCGCACCGAGGGCGGCAGGGCGCTCCTCAGGCTCGGGCCGCTGCTCATCGCGGCGGTGGAGGAGGGAGGGAGATCGCTCGGGGTGCCGAGGCGGCTCACGCCCTGGAGGGACGAGGGCGGGGTGGAGGGGGCGCGCGCGTTCGCCTCGTCGATCGAGAAGGAGACGAGCGGCACGGCGCCGAAGCGGTGAGGCTCGGGCTTCGCGGCCACGTCGGCGACCAGGGCCGTCGCGGCGATGACGGCCTGGTCGAGATCAAACGAGGAGCGGGATCGGGCCATCGTCCTCCTCCGCGGTCTTCGGCTCGATGCGGTCGAGCAAGTCGGTGGCGAGCTGATCGAACAACCGGGAGAGGGGCGGTGGGCGCTTCTGCATGAGCAGGAGCGGCGCGCCCCGCAGCGAGGCTTCGAGGAAGGTCTCGTCGCGGGGGATGATGGTGTCGAGGATGATCCCGCCCGGGAACTTGGTCCACAGCGTTTCGGCCACCTCGAGGGAGGCCGGCGTCTGCCGATCGAACATCGAGAGGATGACGCCGAGCAGGGTGAGGGAGGTGTTCTTCTCGGCGCGCACGCGGTCGACGAGGGCGAGGATCTGGCCGAGGGATCGCAGCGCCAGCGGCTCCGCCTGGAGGGGGGTGAGCACGTGCGTTCCTGCTTCGAGGGCCCTCGTCGTGACGCGGCCGAGGCCCGCGGGGCAGTCGAGCACGACGACGTCGAACTCGCCACGGAGCTGGCCGAGGATGCCGCTGAGCACCGGGCCGCGGGTGAGCGCCTCCTCGAAGCCGCCGACGGTGGCGGGATCGACGCGGCCGACGAGCAGCACCTGGAGCTGGGGATCTCGGGTCCGCTGGAGGACGTCGGGGAGCGCCTCGGCGCCCGTCATCACCTCGGCGAGGCCAGGTCGTGCGCGATCGGCGAGGCCCAGAG is part of the Chondromyces crocatus genome and encodes:
- a CDS encoding ParA family protein, whose protein sequence is MHILVVASQKGGVGKTTISLNLGLAFARAGQRTLIMELDAQGSVGLSLGLADRARPGLAEVMTGAEALPDVLQRTRDPQLQVLLVGRVDPATVGGFEEALTRGPVLSGILGQLRGEFDVVVLDCPAGLGRVTTRALEAGTHVLTPLQAEPLALRSLGQILALVDRVRAEKNTSLTLLGVILSMFDRQTPASLEVAETLWTKFPGGIILDTIIPRDETFLEASLRGAPLLLMQKRPPPLSRLFDQLATDLLDRIEPKTAEEDDGPIPLLV